The following proteins are encoded in a genomic region of Peromyscus maniculatus bairdii isolate BWxNUB_F1_BW_parent chromosome 12, HU_Pman_BW_mat_3.1, whole genome shotgun sequence:
- the St3gal6 gene encoding type 2 lactosamine alpha-2,3-sialyltransferase isoform X1, producing MRLTSETHWAIVRGRPAMRGYLVAIFLSSVFLYYVLHCILWGTNGYWVPLVDMKSKTIKPCSKAPAFASLLRFPQFYPFLCASDFAKIASAYGTNNFALPYGIKASGEYFRVVLSKLKSCDVFDEPDNVPCKRCVVVGNGGVLKNKTLGEKIDSYDVIIRMNNGPVLGHEEDVGRRTTFRLFYPESVFSDPTHNDPNTTAVLIVFKPHDLRWLLEVMIGRNVNTNGFWKKPALNLIYKSHQIRILDPYIIREAAYQLLHFPTVFPKGQKPKHPTTGIIAITLAFHICSEIHLAGFKYSFYNPNGPLHYYGNATMSLMSKNAYHNVTAEQLFLKAIIEKNMVINLTQD from the exons ATGAGACTGACTTCTGAGACCCACTGGGCTATTGTACGTG GCAGGCCAGCCATGAGAGGGTACCTCGTGGCCATCTTCTTGAGTTCCGTCTTCCTCTATTATGTGCTACACTGTATCCTGTGGGGAACGAATGGCTATTG GGTACCACTGGTGGATATGAAGAGTAAAACTATCAAGCCGTGTTCAAAAGCACCAGCTTTCGCATCTCTGCTGAG GTTTCCTCAGTTTTACCCATTTCTGTGTGCATCCGATTTCGCAAAGATTGCTTCCGCTTACGGTACCAATAACTTTGCTCTGCCCTATGGGATAAAGGCATCAG GGGAATATTTTCGAGTTGTTCTTTCAAAACTGAAGAGTTGTGATGTTTTTGATGAGCCTGACAA TGTGCCCTGTAAGAGGTGTGTGGTGGTTGGTAATGGAGGAGTGTTGAAGAATAAGACATTAGGAGAAAAAATCGACTCCTATGACGTAATAATAAG AATGAATAATGGTCCTGTTTTAGGACATGAAGAGGATGTTGGGAGAAGGACGACCTTCAGGCTTTTTTATCCAGAGTCTGTCTTTTCAGACCCCACTCACAATGATCCCAATACTACAGCGGTTCTCATCGTCTTTAAACCACATGATTTAAGGTGGCTCTTGGAAGTGATGATTGGTCGCAATGTA AACACTAATGGTTTTTGGAAGAAGCCAGCCTTAAACTTGATCTATAAAAGCCACCAAATCAGAATATTAGATCCATACATTATCAGAGAAGCAGCTTATCAGCTGCTTCATTTTCCCACAGTGTTTCCCAAAGGTCAG aAACCCAAACACCCTACGACAGGAATTATTGCCATCACACTTGCATTTCACATATGCAGTGAAATTCACCTCGCTGGTTTTAAGTACAGCTTTTACAACCCAAATGGTCCTTTACACTACTATGGAAATGCCACTATGTCTTTGATGAGTAAG aatGCATATCACAATGTGACAGCCGAACAGCTCTTTTTAAAGGCCATTATAGAGAAAAATATGGTAATCAACTTGACTCAAGATTGA
- the St3gal6 gene encoding type 2 lactosamine alpha-2,3-sialyltransferase isoform X2 codes for MRGYLVAIFLSSVFLYYVLHCILWGTNGYWVPLVDMKSKTIKPCSKAPAFASLLRFPQFYPFLCASDFAKIASAYGTNNFALPYGIKASGEYFRVVLSKLKSCDVFDEPDNVPCKRCVVVGNGGVLKNKTLGEKIDSYDVIIRMNNGPVLGHEEDVGRRTTFRLFYPESVFSDPTHNDPNTTAVLIVFKPHDLRWLLEVMIGRNVNTNGFWKKPALNLIYKSHQIRILDPYIIREAAYQLLHFPTVFPKGQKPKHPTTGIIAITLAFHICSEIHLAGFKYSFYNPNGPLHYYGNATMSLMSKNAYHNVTAEQLFLKAIIEKNMVINLTQD; via the exons ATGAGAGGGTACCTCGTGGCCATCTTCTTGAGTTCCGTCTTCCTCTATTATGTGCTACACTGTATCCTGTGGGGAACGAATGGCTATTG GGTACCACTGGTGGATATGAAGAGTAAAACTATCAAGCCGTGTTCAAAAGCACCAGCTTTCGCATCTCTGCTGAG GTTTCCTCAGTTTTACCCATTTCTGTGTGCATCCGATTTCGCAAAGATTGCTTCCGCTTACGGTACCAATAACTTTGCTCTGCCCTATGGGATAAAGGCATCAG GGGAATATTTTCGAGTTGTTCTTTCAAAACTGAAGAGTTGTGATGTTTTTGATGAGCCTGACAA TGTGCCCTGTAAGAGGTGTGTGGTGGTTGGTAATGGAGGAGTGTTGAAGAATAAGACATTAGGAGAAAAAATCGACTCCTATGACGTAATAATAAG AATGAATAATGGTCCTGTTTTAGGACATGAAGAGGATGTTGGGAGAAGGACGACCTTCAGGCTTTTTTATCCAGAGTCTGTCTTTTCAGACCCCACTCACAATGATCCCAATACTACAGCGGTTCTCATCGTCTTTAAACCACATGATTTAAGGTGGCTCTTGGAAGTGATGATTGGTCGCAATGTA AACACTAATGGTTTTTGGAAGAAGCCAGCCTTAAACTTGATCTATAAAAGCCACCAAATCAGAATATTAGATCCATACATTATCAGAGAAGCAGCTTATCAGCTGCTTCATTTTCCCACAGTGTTTCCCAAAGGTCAG aAACCCAAACACCCTACGACAGGAATTATTGCCATCACACTTGCATTTCACATATGCAGTGAAATTCACCTCGCTGGTTTTAAGTACAGCTTTTACAACCCAAATGGTCCTTTACACTACTATGGAAATGCCACTATGTCTTTGATGAGTAAG aatGCATATCACAATGTGACAGCCGAACAGCTCTTTTTAAAGGCCATTATAGAGAAAAATATGGTAATCAACTTGACTCAAGATTGA